One Candidatus Acidulodesulfobacterium ferriphilum genomic window, AGAATACCTTGCCTCTCCAAAAAGATAACTAAATGATTTTTGATAAAGTTGAAGCCGGGGGTAAACCCGCAGGTTCTTACAGGGGTTTTGGCAAATTTGCAAAGTCATCCATATTTAAAAACATTATCAAAGAAAAGGCTTTGAGTCTTAATATCGCTTTTGTCTGCTTTTACGGATCAAGAAATTATAACCTTGAAACAGACAAAAGCGATTATGATTTTTTTATTGTCTATTATCCCGCCTTTGATAATTTCTACGCCAATAGATTTGAAAGATTTTCGGTTATAGAAAAGGAGTACGACTATTTTATAACCCCGATCCATGAATACTTTAACCATGCAATGAAGGGTAATATAAAGTTTATAGAACCTATCATATGCGGGACGGTTTTTGAGATAAAGAATTTTAAAGCCGTAAAGGTCAGAGATGACGGCAAAGCTCCCGGACGATTCCGTCCCCGTGAAGTTCCTTCGGGACTTTCCGGATTATTAGAAAAAGTAAGAAAATTTATTTTGATTAATTATAAAAAAAATTTTAATGCTATGATGGGAATAGTAAATAACAAAAAACTAAATATCGTTAAAGGATTGTACACATCAAGCACATTAAAATACAAAGAGACTCACGGGTATGACATTAAAGAGGCAATAAATTCTTTAAGGATACTTTGCTTACTTGAAAATTATATTAAAAGCGGACAGTTCTCTTTCAGGGTTAAAGGAAACCCTGTTTATAAAGAGTTTGAAGATTATATGCTTAAAATAAACGAGGGGATTATCTCGAAAGAGATTTATTTAGAAATAGTAGGTAAAAAAGTAAACGATGTTTTAAAATTAAAAAATAACTTAGATATATTATATGAAGAGCAAAAACAGGCTGTCATAGAAGCCGAAGAAGAAATTAAAGATTGCGTTAAGAAACTTTGCAGAGATTATATCTGTTTTGCAAAACAGATATAATATGTTATATAATTATTAATTATGGGTGTTTTAGCAAAAATATTTTTTTCTATTTTAATTTATCTGTTTGTCGAGATTTATGTCTTTGTGGAGGCTTCTATCCTGATAGGCTTTTTTCCCGCCGCTATTTTGCTAATTTCCTTTAGCATAATAGGGTATATGATTACAAAAAGAATAAAAGGCATCTCTTTTCAAAAAGCGGCGGCGGATTACGCAAACGGCGAATCCCCGTCTAAAAATTTAGTTAAGACGGCAGGTTTTTTTATAGCGGGCGTGCTGTTTCTTATGCCCGGGTTTATTACCGATTTTATTGCAATACTTTTTTTAATCCCATTTTTAAACTATTATTTAATGTATTTAATTTTTAGATATTTTAAAAATAAATTTAATGGTTCCTATGTCTATCAAAGTCAAAACGGGGGCGGTGATTTTAATGGCGGCGCTTTCACATTTATTTCGCTGCCTTTTAAAAAGAACGGAAAATAATATATGTATAAAATTTTACTAAAATCAAAAATTCACAGGGTTAAGATAACCGATGCCAATCTTGAATACGAGGGCTCTATTTCCATAGATGAGGAACTTATGGATAAAGCCAATATTTTGCCGTATGAGAAAGTTAATATTTGGGATATAAACAACGGCAAAAGGTTCGAGACATACGCGATCCCCGCTACGAAACACTCGGGGGATATTGTCGTTAACGGGGCCGCTTCAAGAATGGTTCAGGTAAACGACATTATAATTATTGCAACCTTCGGGCTTTATGACGAAAAAGAGCTAAACGGATTTAAACCCACGCTGGTTTATGTTGACGGGAAGAATCACATAAGCGATGTGGTTAAATAATTTCGTATATTTATAGTATTTATCATTCGTCATTTCGCAGGACGCGGGAAGGGCGAACGGATTTTTGCCACAAATGCCTGAGCGGCACGGATTTGCGCCTATGGCCCGAACGAGACGTAAATGATTAAAAAGTATTTTGCCGATTATATCTTTATATCTCAGGCGGCTTCCCAGCCGTTTATCGAAAACGGCGAGCTAATAGCGGATGAAATATCCGGCAAAATTTTATCCGTTCTGAAAAGCAATAAAAAAAACTATCCGTCCGTGGAAAGAAGTGGGGATTTCCGAACAATCATCATCCCCGGCTTTATAAACTCTCATACCCATACCGATCTTACTATTAAACCCGATGATAAAACGCCCGAAGTCTTTTCAAAATGGGTCATGTCTTTAATAGAAAAAAGGAAATCCTTCAGCCCCGATAAACAAAATAGGCTCAGGATTAAAGCTTTTAAGGAGTTTGTAAAAAGCGGGACGACTCTTATCGGCGATATAATCCCGTTAGATTCATTTTATAATATAAACGACTCCCTTTTAAAAACCAAACTTGTTCCTAAGGTTAAGGGGTTTATTGAATTAAGGGGTCTTGACCCTCTCCGCGCGCCTGCAATATTAAATGAATTTAGAGCGTTTCATAAAAAATACAATAATATTTTAAGGAAAAGCAAAAATTATTTTTCCTTGGGCATTTCTCCTCATTCTATCTATTCCGTATCGGAAGAGCTGTTTAAAGAAATAATAAAAGAAAATTCAAAAATAAGGCTTAAAGTAGCAATCCATGTCTCCGAACATTTGGCCGAAACCCTGTTTATATCGGGAAACGGCGGGGATATAGCAGTCAATCTTTTACCGGCATTAAATCTGACCAAATTTTCAAAACCGCTTAAAATATTTTCGTCACCCATATCTTATCTGGATTATTTAAAAATCTTGAATCAAAATACATCGATAATTCATGCGAATGAAATAAACGATGAGGATATCGAGATTATAAAAAAATCAGGCGCGAATATTATTCACTGTCCGAGAAGCAACGCCTTTTTTAATTCAAAAAAACTTCCGTTAAAAAAAATATTAGATAAAGGCATTACGGTTTCATTGGGGACGGATAGCCTGTATTCAAATAAAACGCTGAGCATCCTTGACGAACTCAGGTATGCAAAAAAAATACATTCCGATATTTCTTCTAAAGACTTATTTGCTATGGCAACGATTAACGGCGCTAAAATCCTTTCTTTTCCAAATGTTACCGGAACGCTGGAGCCAAATTCTTACGGGGATTTTACCGTTTTTAAAATAGATAAAAATATAAAAGTAAACGAAGGCAATATCTATGATAATATATTATCGTTTAAAAAAACTGACATAATAAAGATTGTAATAAACGGAAATGTTGTCTATAATAAACTTAATTAAATGAGGTAATACTATTTATAATAATTATAATAAATATAAATATATGAATATTTGATTAAATTATATTATAAAATTAAACTTGCGATGAACATTATAACGAGTATTGCCGAAATGAAAAAAATTTCAAAGGATTTAAAGGAATCATCGAGGCAGATTTCTTTCATTCCTACGATGGGTAAGCTTCATGACGGACATCTAAAGCTTATAGAAGAAGGCAAAAAATACGGCGAAGTTATCGTTTCGATTTTTGTCAACCCTGCACAGTTTGGTCATGATGAAGATTTTGAGAATTATCCGAGAGATTTCGAGAATGATGTTAAAATATTAAAAGATTTAAATATCGGTTATCTTTTTCATCCGCAGGCAGATATAATCAAAAATACGGCGACATTTTTAATTAACCCCGAATATGCGAACAGGCTTGAGGGCGTTTTCAGGCCAACCCATTTTCAGGGCGTCCTTACGATAGTGATGAAACTATTTTGTATAATAAATCCGGATTTTGCTTTTTTCGGACTGAAAGATTACCAGCAATATATTTTAATAAAGAAAATGGTTGAAGATTATTTTCTGGATGTAAGGGTAATCCCTGTTCCTACCGTAAGGGAAAAGTGCGGACTTGCAATGAGTTCAAGAAACGCGTATCTCGATGAAAAGGATAAAAAAATTGCCTGCAATTTTTACGGGTCGTTAAAAAAAACAACAGATTTATTTAAGGCGGGCGAAATATCGGGAGAAAAGCTGACCGTTTCAGCCATAAAAGAATTGATTAAAAGTGGATTTAAAATAGATTATATAAAAATTATGGACCAAGGGTTAAATACTGAAAAACGAACCGTTGATTCCGGCGATATTCTGCTCGCCGCCGCAAAATTTAAAGGAGTAAGGCTGATAGACAATATTTTTTTCGAATAATTTCCTAAAGATTTCAAGTAATTTTAATTTGAATTTTTAAAAAAATAAAAAATGGGGAGTAAGGAGGTCTTATGTTCAAAAATCTTTCTTTAAAAACTAAATTTACCCTGATTATGGCGATTGTCGGATTCGCGGCAATTCTTGCCAGCCTGATCTGGACTTTAAGTTTATTTCATTATTTCGGCAGGAAAGTTCTTATCCATGAAGCACACATAATATTAAATTTTGAAAATTCCACCAGATATTATGTTTCTCAAAAATTAAGGCCGGAGGCGATAAATAGAAATAATAATTTTAATAACATACCCTATGATGCCGACGATATAGGCAGAAATGCAAAACTGCAAAAAATAATAAGCGAAAATAACGATTTTTATATACACGCTTATTCGGGGACATCCGTTGCCATGCATGTAGGAAAATTAATGAGGGAATTCGTGCCCCCCTTCATTTATTCGGAACCCGCGTTGAGTCCGTTGAACTTAAGAGATAAAGCAAATCCGTTCGAGATTAGCGTTATAGGTAAATTTAAATCTAATCCGTCTTTAAAATCAGTCAGCGGCTTTCATGTTTTTAACGGGAAATCATATTTTTATTTAATGGAGCCGGTTATCGTCAAGAAAAGCTGCATGGTTTGCCACGGAAATCCGTCAAACCCTTCGCCTATAACCGCGGCGGTAGTAAAAAGATACGGGGATACGCACGGCTGGCACTGGAAGGTTGGAACGGCGGCCGGAGTCTTAAGCATCTTAGTTCCGACTAAACACAGGGCAAATATTGCATTGCACAATGCTATCATAATAACGACGGCTTTCCTTATCCTATTTATTTTAGCTTTTATAATCGCAATCTATTTTATTAATAAGGCTATCATTAAGCCGATACACGAGATGACCAAATTGGCGGAGGATGTTTCGGTAGGCAAATCCAACGAAGATTTTAAAGTTAAAGGAAACGACGAAATAGGCGCCCTTGCTAAATCATTTAACAGGCTTAAAAAGAGCTATTTAAAAGCCGTTCAGTTATTGGCGGATAGAAATAAAGAAAAAAAATAAAAAAACAGGGTTAGGGGAGGTCTTATGTTTAAAAATCTTTCTTTGAAAAAGAAATTTACCGTAATTATGTTAATTGTCGGGTTCGCTGCAAACTTAACCGTTGCCGTGGGCGCTTTTTATTATATTCAGCAATTTAAGAAAAACGAGCTGATGCATGAAGCAAAAATGGTTCTTTTTGCGGAAAAGGCGGCAAGAGATTACGATTCCGGCAGTTTAAGACCCGCGGTTATGAAAGCAACCGACAAATTTGTTATTCAGGCCGAATCAGCCACATTTTTAGCCCTCGGCGTTGCAAAATTGATTAAAAAGTTTCTGCCTCATTATACATATTCTGAGCCGACGCTTAACCCTTTAAATTTAAAAAATAAGGCAAATTCATTTCAGGAAAAAATCATAGACAGGTTTAAATCCAGCCCTTTTTTAAAATCGGTAAGCGGTTATCACACATTTAACGGTTTATCTTACTTTTATGTGATGAAGCCCGTTGTGGCAAAACAGGGATGCATGGTTTGCCACGGCAATCCCGAAAATAATTCTCCTATAACCCAGGCCATTGTTAAAAAATACGGAGATACGCACGGCTGGCACTGGAAGGTTGGGACGGTCATAGGGGCTCTGAGTGTTTGGGTTCCTACAAAATACATAGACCAGGCCGCTGTTAACGATTCTATTATAATAGGCGTCGCAATCTTTGTCCTGCCGTTTTTGGCATTCTTAATAGCGCTTTTATTTATAGACAAAGTTATTATAAATCCGATACACGATATGGCGAAATTGGCGGAGGATGTTTCGGTCGGCAAGTCAAACGAGGATTTTAAAGCCAGAGGAAACGACGAAATAGGCGCTCTTGCCAAATCATTTAACAGGCTTAAAAAGAGCTATTTAAAAGCCGTTCAGTTATTGGTGGAGAGAAATAAAGACAAAGATAAATAAAAATATTTTTGTTATCCTTGAAAAAATATATTTTCGAGATATACTTAAAGCAGATGCGGTAAAAAAGAAATAATAAGGCGTAATGCTTAAGGTCCTGTTTTATCTAACGGGATGCGGGGTTTACAGGCAAATGGAAAATAAAAATAGCTTGAAGGTTACTCTTGTGTTTAATCGGGATTTGTTAAATAAAGCCGAAATAAAAAAGATAATCTATGTTAAAATTCCCGACGAGAAAAAGAAAAATAATTTAATTAAAAAATTAGAAGTAAAGGCCTTAGATGAAAATATCCGGTTTCAAAAAAGAAAGCTTCCGCAGTCTTTTAATCCCGTATTTAAAGGGCATATCCTTTTTTCAGAAAAAATAGAATTAAGCGATAAAAAACTTATCGATTTTGCAAATATATTTTTTGAGAGATTGGAAGAAAATTTTGGAATAAATGTCATAAATTATAGTTTGATAGATGCCAAAAAAGGCGCTCTGAAAGAAAATTACAAATTAAAATTGTTTGATTTCGAGATATTTAATTATAATTTTATTGAGCATAGGGCTATAAAAAAGGGGTTAACCGTCGCAGGCGGCGCAAAAGAAATTAACGAACTTGCGGAAACCATTTTTGTTAAACCGGAATTAAAAATTAGAGTCAGAGAGAAAAAACCTGCAAAGCCCGCCCTGAAAAAGGCGTTTAAGATAAAAGAGGAAAAGGCGCTTAAAACACCGGGGGAAAAAGCCAAACCTAAAAAAATCGTTAATAAAAAAGCCATCCGCGGTAAAGCAGTAAAAGAAAATGAGCCTGCCGAGGCTTTCAGGGCATTTGAAGCCCCCGAAGAACAGGCAGCCGGAGCGGTAGAAGTTAGCGAAGCCAATACTTCCGCCGGTACCCGCGAACAGGTAAGCTTAATCTCTTTGAATTGGAGCTTATTAAGCCCGTCAGAAAGCCTTCCTGTGCTTGAGAATGGCGAGCCTGAGGAGATAAGGCAAAATAGCTGGGTAAGGATTTATTTTCAAAAACCGAGCGTCAGGCAGGTTGTTTGGAGATTAAGGGATAAACCGGGAACAAATTCTGCGAGACCTATTCTAAGAGTTTATGTCGATGATAAAATGCTTTGGTATGAACTGTTAGATAATCAATTTGGAAGCAGGTACATTATTTTTCCCGATGATTATGAATTAGCTAAGACATGGGTGGAGATCGGATATATATTAGAAAAAGGGGAATTTATATTTATAGCGAGAAGTCCTATCTGGCCGCCTGCCTGCTTATTTAAAAGGCTGCCGAAAATAAATTCCAAAAAAAGAATTCCTAAAGGGGTCGCCTTAATAGGCGCAACGGAAAGTATCCCCGGAGGCAGGCATCTTCCGGTTAATTTATCCGGCGGTTCGGGGGCAGGCTTTTTTGTTTCGGGCGCAGGAAAATAAGTAAGGTAATAATTTTACATATGAACAATAAAACAGGAAAATGGATTCCCGTCCTGCATTTTCACTTACCGTTTGTCAGGCATCCGGAAAGTCCGAAATATTTGGAAGAGGAGTGGTATTTCGAAGCGGTTACCGAAACATATCTCCCTTTATTGGAGGTTTTTGAAAATCTTGAAAGAGACAATGTGGATTATTGTCTCACAATGTCTTTGACGCCGACACTTTTGAGTATGATGAATGACGATTTGCTTTCCGAACGGCTGGGGGAGTATGTCAGACTTCGTTTAAAGGTTTTGGATGAAGAGGCGTTCAGAACGGAAGGCGACCCCGATTTTCACCCTGTTACCCTTTTTTACAGGCAAAGGTATAAAAATTGGTACGAAAGAATAAAAAACGGCGGCGGGAAATACCTTATAAATGGGTTTTTAAGTCACTATGCAAAAGGGCATTTAGATATTATAACCTCTGCCGCCACCCATGGATTTCTTATGTCTATGGTGGGGGAACCTGAGGCCATAACCGCCCAAATCGAGGTTGGGATAGAAACG contains:
- a CDS encoding DUF3365 domain-containing protein yields the protein MFKNLSLKTKFTLIMAIVGFAAILASLIWTLSLFHYFGRKVLIHEAHIILNFENSTRYYVSQKLRPEAINRNNNFNNIPYDADDIGRNAKLQKIISENNDFYIHAYSGTSVAMHVGKLMREFVPPFIYSEPALSPLNLRDKANPFEISVIGKFKSNPSLKSVSGFHVFNGKSYFYLMEPVIVKKSCMVCHGNPSNPSPITAAVVKRYGDTHGWHWKVGTAAGVLSILVPTKHRANIALHNAIIITTAFLILFILAFIIAIYFINKAIIKPIHEMTKLAEDVSVGKSNEDFKVKGNDEIGALAKSFNRLKKSYLKAVQLLADRNKEKK
- a CDS encoding aspartate 1-decarboxylase; translated protein: MYKILLKSKIHRVKITDANLEYEGSISIDEELMDKANILPYEKVNIWDINNGKRFETYAIPATKHSGDIVVNGAASRMVQVNDIIIIATFGLYDEKELNGFKPTLVYVDGKNHISDVVK
- a CDS encoding FxsA family protein — its product is MGVLAKIFFSILIYLFVEIYVFVEASILIGFFPAAILLISFSIIGYMITKRIKGISFQKAAADYANGESPSKNLVKTAGFFIAGVLFLMPGFITDFIAILFLIPFLNYYLMYLIFRYFKNKFNGSYVYQSQNGGGDFNGGAFTFISLPFKKNGK
- a CDS encoding pantoate--beta-alanine ligase; translation: MIKLYYKIKLAMNIITSIAEMKKISKDLKESSRQISFIPTMGKLHDGHLKLIEEGKKYGEVIVSIFVNPAQFGHDEDFENYPRDFENDVKILKDLNIGYLFHPQADIIKNTATFLINPEYANRLEGVFRPTHFQGVLTIVMKLFCIINPDFAFFGLKDYQQYILIKKMVEDYFLDVRVIPVPTVREKCGLAMSSRNAYLDEKDKKIACNFYGSLKKTTDLFKAGEISGEKLTVSAIKELIKSGFKIDYIKIMDQGLNTEKRTVDSGDILLAAAKFKGVRLIDNIFFE
- a CDS encoding DUF3365 domain-containing protein, producing the protein MFKNLSLKKKFTVIMLIVGFAANLTVAVGAFYYIQQFKKNELMHEAKMVLFAEKAARDYDSGSLRPAVMKATDKFVIQAESATFLALGVAKLIKKFLPHYTYSEPTLNPLNLKNKANSFQEKIIDRFKSSPFLKSVSGYHTFNGLSYFYVMKPVVAKQGCMVCHGNPENNSPITQAIVKKYGDTHGWHWKVGTVIGALSVWVPTKYIDQAAVNDSIIIGVAIFVLPFLAFLIALLFIDKVIINPIHDMAKLAEDVSVGKSNEDFKARGNDEIGALAKSFNRLKKSYLKAVQLLVERNKDKDK